One Panicum virgatum strain AP13 chromosome 3N, P.virgatum_v5, whole genome shotgun sequence DNA segment encodes these proteins:
- the LOC120667772 gene encoding serine/threonine-protein kinase ATR-like, which yields MASHFTYIHELRELIASSTTASAGSAPGSTHLEVKLREVLPNLLRDYIIPSPKADPLLKLVAYTALKFPGVFYNGRAADVISVIGRILPFLAEPDFRSSHELIFSAVWNLLSILRTGDREAYRQFFLDAMVTVEDLLYVASMHDESPSGVPPGRCLVKCLCGSFSNILDSPGPYSELPASCQPKNGPGVLVDLTGDARWRPFATSLIKLVNKCLADGTLYVDGLVNMPFVSAACSILCYGDGSLHKVCFDFARIVATVMTAEILPLENIIRSITCILGQDVAELSDISLAPT from the exons ATGGCCAGCCACTTCACCTACATCCACGAGCTTCGCGAGCTcatcgcctcctccaccaccgcctccgccggctCCGCCCCGGGCTCCACGCACCTCGAGGTCAAGCTCCGCGAGGTCCTCCCCAACCTCCTCCGCGACTACATCATCCCTTCCCCCAAAG CTGACCCGTTGCTCAAGCTGGTCGCCTACACGGCGCTCAAGTTCCCCGGGGTCTTCTacaacggccgcgccgccgacgtcATCAGCGTCATCGGCCGCATCCTCCCCTTCCTCGCCGAGCCCGATTTCAG GTCGAGCCATGAGCTTATATTCAGTGCAGTTTGGAATCTGCTCTCCATTCTTCGCACAGGTGACCGAGAAGCCTACAGACAGTTCTTCCTGGATGCTATGGTCACAGTAGAAG ATCTACTATATGTGGCATCAATGCATGATGAGAGTCCTAGTGGTGTGCCACCTGGAAGGTGTTTAGTTAAATGCCTCTGTGGATCCTTCTCAAATATATTAGACTCACCTGGGCCTTATAGTGAGCTCCCAGCCAGTTGCCAACCTAAGAATGGACCTGGAGTGCTGGTTGATCTGACAGGCGATGCAAGATGGCGTCCATTTGCCACTTCACTGATTAAACTAGTTAACAAGTGTCTTGCAGATGGGACCTTGTATGTTGATGGGCTTGTTAACATGCCATTTGTTTCTGCTGCTTGTTCTATCCTCTGCTATGGGGATGGTTCTCTGCACAAG GTTTGTTTTGATTTTGCACGCATTGTTGCCACAGTGATGACTGCTGAGATTCTTCCTCTAGAAAATATTATCCGTTCAATCACATGCATTTTGGGCCAAGATGTTGCTGAACTTTCTGATATCAG CCTTGCGCCAACTTAA
- the LOC120665823 gene encoding ELL-associated factor 2-like — protein MASGSSNGEPSTAPQPNRWYDLRLGSSCRDSSPTAKFCTLRYEFKPASIDKTQAGSLQSTKDNRVTVEFHNNQPGKPKATFEGSQEEYKDSDGVLFFDGETFRLERLHRAVKRLRYVRVPGESAAANLATTTTGMGAESHSPPLAKVSKPQAMSKPAVHAVPVEVERIEIGEPENLGPRYNNKNTTYQPVTTDSFALSPDPNDEENLDILGDDDDNVSPNNMTSGHGTSVCGSDINLPDQGKMDDEIADVDVNDEADEGLNAAEALRAQVNAEGEQEEQDSSSSSGSSSSSSSSSGSGSSDSDGNGSDGDSASSGADVDI, from the exons ATGGCGAGCGGCAGCAGCAACGGGGAGCCGAGCACGGCACCGCAGCCGAATCGGTGGTACGACCTCCGATTGGGCTCCTCCTGCCGCGACTCTTCCcccaccgccaagttctgcaCGCTACGCT ATGAATTTAAGCCAGCATCAATTGACAAAACTCAAGCTGGGTCTCTGCAGAGTACCAAGGATAACCGGGTTACTGTGGAATTCCATAATAATCAGCCTGGCAAGCCAAAGGCAACATTTGAGGGAAGCCAAGAAGAGTACAAGGATAGTGATGGTGTCTTGTTTTTTGATGGTGAGACCTTTCGCCTGGAGAGGTTACATCGGGCTGTCAAGAGACTAAGGTATGTACGAGTTCCGGGAGAGTCTGCAGCAGCTAATTTGGCAACTACAACTACTGGAATGGGTGCAGAATCACATTCTCCTCCATTAGCTAAAGTCAGCAAGCCACAGGCCATGAGCAAACCTGCTGTTCACGCAGTCCCA GTTGAGGTTGAGCGCATTGAAATCGGTGAACCTGAAAATCTAG GCCCAAGATACAATAACAAAAACACCACATATCAGCCTGTCACCACAGACTCATTTGCCCTTTCACCTGATCCAAATGACGAAGAGAACCTCGACATacttggtgatgatgatgacaatgtTTCACCAAATAATATGACCTCAGGACATGGGACATCTGTTTGTGGTTCCGACATCAACCTACCAGATCAGGGCAAGATGGATGATGAAATCGCTGATGTAGATGTAAATGATGAGGCTGACGAGGGGCTCAATGCAGCTGAAGCACTGCGAGCTCAAGTGAACGCAGAAggggagcaggaggagcaggaCAGCTCTAGCTCCAGCgggagcagtagcagcagcagcagcagcagcgggagcgggagcagtGATAGCGATGGAAATGGAAGTGATGGTGATTCGGCGAGCTCCGGAGCTGATGTTGATATCTGA